From the genome of Chlorocebus sabaeus isolate Y175 chromosome 21, mChlSab1.0.hap1, whole genome shotgun sequence:
CTTTTCCTTTCTACTTCTCAAACTATATGTCTTTCATAGTTATATTTGTGCACCCTGAAACTAAAAAAACACACTGTGTTCCTTAACAGCTGAGATGATTGTAAACAGCACACAATGTACACAGCACTCTGTTTTTGTTTCGGTTAAAATACCTGTTCCTTCTGTGgaatttttctatccttttaaatGGTGTTATTCTTAAGTCATCCAATTTAAAAGAATCCTAGAAGCTCTACCTTAAATATCTTCCTCCCCCTTGTTCCTCATATTCTATTGTTCATGAATGACTAGAATTTCTATCTTCCTATCATATTTCATTAGCTCTCTTCTTTTATCTTCTCTGTAATGACCTTCATTTGGGAATTTATTTTCACTACCCTGGAATATTACAGTTGtctccttaaatattttttttttttgttttctaacttgCCTTCACTGTTTGCCCCTCACCATCAAATTAATCTCCTGGATAGTCTACAGGTAGATCTTTCTAGAATGCAAATCTAATAATGTTTAGTGcctaaaataataatgtttaggAGCTCCCAAATAATGTTTAGCTCCTGTTTAAAGTTTTTAGTGGCTTCCCTACTCCCTAAAGGGCAAAACCCAAACTTAGTTTCATGTCATACAATGACCTTGACCTATCTATCCTTTGTCTATATGTAATCTGGTATTTCTTTCACATATTCTTTTGCAGCCACTCTAAGCTAGGTCTTCCAACACATCACATTACACCCTGCACTCCCATTCTGAGGAACTTTTACATACACAATACCCAGCTCAAATCGTTTACTTTTCTGGCTCAACCTTATACTTTCCTGACTTTGTTCTTGTAAACAGAACCGGTCATTCCTTCCTAAGTGATACCAGTACACTTAGAATCCTTTGGCGTACTAAAATTTTTCTTCCCCATGACTGTGAGTAGAGACTAGATCATTTCTATCTGGCTATATCCTCTGTTTAGCACTGATTTGGCATATAGAATATGCTCTATAGATGTTAGTGGAGTGAGCAGAAGAAAATCCAAGTTTATACCAGAACATcgtaattgttattttaaagacaatttttattgttttatttggcTCATAATATTACCCAACCATtgtaaaaatttcagaaaagctACAAAGAGTGAATGGTTTAGTTCTTACCAATCTATGAGTAAAAGTGGAATCTAGATGTTTTGTGCCATGCTTTTAAGGCCCTTGTTGATTCTCTTTCTCCTATAACTAGGAATTCTCAAAAAGGTATATTCTGTGTTTCTGAATGGCCTGTTGTTGCTTGTTACCATGGCTGACAAGACAGGGCTCCAATAATCAAGCCAGAACTCGGCTGTTGTCCCTGAAAGCTTCACTGAGGTGCCACTTCACCTGCAAACGGTTCCAAGCTGCAGCCTCTATAATGTGTTGGTACTAGGAAGGTTGCAACTTGATTTCTCCTTTTCAGTACTAGAGATGCTGACACTTTGCCATGCAGGTGAGACTATGGTACTTGACTGCTGCATCTCAGAGCTGGTTGATTATAGAATGACGTCATGCTTAGTTAAGTGGTCCCATAGTATGTTGTTCCCTTGATGAATCTGGTTTGCAATTCTAGAGtcctagatttctttttcttttacgcTGACTTTTTTCTCAAGGGCACTCTTGTCTGCCCTGGTTCCAGTTCAGAATTGCTGCTCTCAAATCCTTTCTTCACTATTTGCAAACATATCTCTGTATGTCTGAACTCCAATAATGCAGAGTTCAAATTTGTGCCCAAGGAGGTTCCTTATCCCCCATCTAATAATGAATAATCATCCTTTGCaatagaacaaaaaaataaacactggaCTCCACTTACTGAATCACCTAATTGTTTTTCCTAATTTGCACCACTAgctgtattttctttaataataaatggcTCACCACTATGAAAGATAAAGCTTACTTTTGCTAATTATGAAAAACCTCTGAAGCAACAGTTGCGTTAGCAAGTCCTGACAGTTAATGTATAGTTTGTTCTTTCAGGAAATGTTTTATGTTATGCTTTTACCAATGCATTAAAGTAAGTTAAACTGAATTGTACATGACTCAGGTGGAAATTATtgaatttactttttctcctgGATAGCCTGAGTTTCATTTTGCCTGGCTGTGTATCTGATATTACTCTGCTGCTTTACTTGTATAGATATAGTCTGAGTGTTTTTGGAGATAGGTGTTCCATTAGTAAAACCTGGGTACAGACAAAGGAAAGTTCTTTAACAATagtaaataaatgcttattatgcTTTTGTTGTAGATtcagataaaataaacttttcatagCTAATGATACCTGTATAATGGGTAGCAACAAGTGGTATTTCAAAGCCCTTGATTATTTATAATGCTACATAATCTGAAAAATCAgatatttttttttgtcatgcTTACTCTTATCATACAGAAAGTGCAAGAGATTcatattaaaagattttttttgctttgaatcAAATCTGCAAggaaatatacatatttcaaactCATCACACATATACAAAGAGAAACATCAAGATCCTTGAATGATCATTTTATTAACAAATACGAACTTGAAATGTCAGtgataaaatatatcaatattgaataaaaatgtgTGTAAACAGTAATTTTACAACTGGGAAGATATctccattttgttaattttggtGACGTCTTCCCAACCATGTCTAATCTTCAGTATCTTCTTCCTGAAGCATGGCAGGAATAGTATGCTTTTAAATATCAGGACAACAACTGGAAGGAAAACAGCTATCATAAAAGTTGGAGGTGTATACCATACAAATTGTTTTATATCTATCCACTTATTCCAGGCAAAAATCAATGCGTGTATTGTGGCCAGTAGAAGGGAAACAATTCCTAGCTTGCTctgtaagagaaaaacaaaattagtgaAGATTGGTTCAATAAGAGTTTATCCCATCCTACCTCATCTGGATATATTCTGTTTCTTGGAAATCCTTTATCTATGATTGTTTTCCTATCACATTTCTCAACAATGTCCATTCACATCTTTATACTCTGTTTGCCTGTCCTCCTCACCTTACTTTTGGGTAATTTCTTGTCTCCAGGCTATTTAAGTGAACAAAATTCACAGCCCTTCTTTGAAGGCAGGTGATCAAAAACTCTGTCTATTCTTTCTCCACCATTTTGTACATCCCCttatgatatttactttttgtgCTTTGTCTCTCGTGTTATTTGTCTTAATTCTGCTATCACAAGACACCTAAAATCAGGGACTGAGTCTTACTTATAACAGGATCCCTGCAGAATCAACACAATGATTTGCACATTTTAGATGCTCAATTAAATATAGGTAGACTGACTGAAGATTATAGCAAAAATCAATTTGACTTCAGTGATCTTTATCAATTGTGAAGGCAACTAATGTGATTCACTCTGATTTTGATAAATGAATAATGAAGTGAATGAACTTGGCCTatgtttttaagaaatcaaaTATTCTGATAACATGGAAATATATGAACAATTTTTTCAATGTCTGCACAAAATAGAGAGATCCAGAGATGTGACGAAACATTTCAGCTTGCATTGGGTTGCTTTGTCACTACGGAGATAAAGTTGCTTACAAATAGTTGTTCACCTATGTAATCTTAACAGTGTTCTGACAACAGCTCTTTTATATGACTTCTGACCTCTATTCACTTTACTGGAAATGTCATTAGCCTGCCAGAACAAATCTAACTCACAATTATTCAGGCGCATTCTTAAGTCCCAATGAATACCATCAAATAGCTAAGTTTATGTTTTCAGATATGAATCTCCAAGGTAACTTCTAGTGTAACCAGTTTTCAGATTTTAAGTGAAACATTTCTAGGTAACTAGTTGAAAAACACATGTCATtggttgaaaattaattttaccaaaTGTGTATTGTATACTTATTATGGGCTAGGTATTGTGCATATAGTAGAATAGGCTCAGTTGTCAAGATGCAGTCTTAAATTCCTAAGTAAGTCTAAAAAGCAGTGTTCATCATATGTGTAACAGGCAGAGCAATGTATGAAGAAAGCTATTTAATGAGGACCAGAGAAATCCAATGGCTATAAGGCTGAACCTATAAAATTAGGAAACTCTGTGAGAATGTGGTATCAACTCTAAGCTACACTGGAATCATTCAGATGGAGGCATACTTTCCAGCCTAATCAGATGCCTAATAAAGTGTTGGAGTATACGTGTGGACATGTAGAAGGGATAATTGGTAATGTCTGACCTTGTGGAAATTTCCAAAGATGTCTACCCATAAAAGGTAACTGGCAGTGTTTATGACTGAATTAAATTTAGTCCTTTGAACCCTGTCACACAAGGATCCCCGAGTGAATTCTGGTGCATCACTCTTTTTATGGATAATCTACCACCAGAAGATAAACTTCAGTAAATCTGAGATAGTTTTAAAATTCCAAGAATATTTAGAAACTTCAAGTGAGTAAGCTATATAAAATGTAAGCTGGAAAAAGCAGCCACTGAAATGAGATACTAGAATGTCTTTGGTAGGTAAAACTCTATTATTTCAAGGAGAGTTTTTGTTTCTGGAAAGTACTAAGTTGTGTAACATAAAAGGCATTACTAAATTCAGGTGACaagtaaaagaatatttttatttttaaagaactaataaaCCATGCATATTGGATTCCTAAAATGTCACATTAGATGGGTAGCAAATTGTCTAACAAGTTTCAAATATTAGAATGagcaggctgagcatggtggcttatgactgtcatctcagcactttgggaggccgaggtgggaggatcatttgaggtcaggagatcgagaccagcctggccaacatggggaaaccctgtctctactaaaaatacaaaaattagctgggcatagtgatgggtgcctgtaatcccagctactcaggaggctgaggcaggagaatcacctgaacccaggaggtgcaggttacagtgagccgagatcgtgccactgtattccagcatgggcaacagagcaagacttcatctcaaaaaaaaaaaaaaagaatactttaatgccttttatttatgtCTAGGAAACATTTGTCCTAATTAAAGCAATAGGGAAAACAACAGGAGAGCACATTACTAATTGGAACAAGTACAAGATCTTTGCTATTgaaaaacatttgttattttttatgggACAAAGTCAACATATTAAATATCATAAGCACAAAAAGAAGATTCATCTCTTAgggttattttatatattatttacctGAATATAGTGAAATTCTCTCCATGTCAAAGAGTCACTCACAGATGGAATTGATGTCACAGCCAACAGAGCCAGTATTGCCAGTCCCACAATCCCCAGAGACACATAAATCTCCATTCTCCAAACATCATGCTCAATCCAGGcatcttctttattttgttgGACCTACCAGaaggtaaataaagaaaaaagaaatgcaaacaacAGTTATTTCCTGAATATGAATCTCCTTCTACACTCTTCCCTGTGTCTACTATGAAGCCCTGATAACAGGTCTCTACAAATTTatgactttttctttgttttcttttgcactCCTCTAAGACAAATGACATAGGAGCtatcactttttttcttgaatGCAATATTTCCATAATCtattaattttctaataattatttgACGGTTTACTTGAATAGAACTGcaatgtgcatgcatatgtggTAAACAAGGAGAAGAACAATAGTATTAAAAAGTAATCTTGTGAGGGTGGTAGAAGTTTGAAATGTGGCCTTGTCCATGAACAAAATGTTTCTTGTGTTGCTAAAGTTGTaccttattttcagtttaaaaaacatttctcaaTATAAAACAGTCTGACAACCAAGCCCtagtaaaattataataaaaattttaaaatagatgacTTTTCAACACAGAGTTTCAACAGGGTTGGGGTATTGATATTACAATGAGAAATGATTAATTTGTTAGGTGACTTAGACTTTTTATTAGTAACAGTGTCAGCATTGCCATCTTACCTGTTGATATGCCCAGTTTAGCAACTTGTATCTGTAGGATCGCCTCATTGGGTAAGACAGACTATAAATTGCATGCAGTACagcaaaaaagaaactgagaagcCCAAACTGCTTTCTTGTTAACATCCACTTATCCAACCAATGTGGAAACTTCTTATACTTGGTTCCATTATGAAGTTGGACAATTGCTGCTATCACACCTGGCAGGTAAACCAATGCCAAGAGAGTGATGGAAACCATTGGCAAGACTTTGTTGATGACCAGGAttggaattttataaaaatattgttgaTGGGAAGTTGCTAAAGGGTGAATTACTTCCCTCAGAAGAGTGTAAAGAAAAGTCAGAGATGCTATAATAGCAGCTATTTTAATTGGCAAGTGCCACTGTGGAAAGAGTTCCTGTGTGTGCTGAAGTTCTGAAGGGCAGTCAAATTCATCAGCATGGGCTGTTTGGTGCAAATGCAAAAGCACAGGTCTTTTTAGCATGCTGGTCTCTCCTGTGTCCTTAtgctataaaggaaataaaataaacatcttaaaattGAACAAAACAATGGGATCCCTTGAACTAATTACTTATTGCTCAATCATTGTGCTTCTCATTGAATAAGGGCATTCAGAATCTTGCTTTTGAATACTGGTTAGTTGAAGATAGCATAGTCTATGTAGCACTGAAAGACTTTTGTCTTTTGCACAAAAGAAATACATGCTTCAGACAGGTAAGACAGTTAACTTGAAAAatggaattatttcattttatgcacACTGTTACTTTTATAAAGTATATGCTTATAATTTATTACTTTTCCCTATTAAAATTATtaggattaaataaataatttccacTAAACTTCCACTGAGATAATTTGGAAGAGTTTGGAACCAAAATTTTCTGCCACTTTTTCAGTCAAAAAATGTAGTAAGAAACACTTAATCCTGTGTTTAACCAAAAGTGGAAAAAGTGATTCTTATCCAAAAGTAGATTTATTTGGTTATACAGTGATTTGTCAATTTACTAGATGATCTCTTGGTAAGCTGCCATTGTATCTATGACAAAAACGCTTGCTTACAAAATTACTGTTAAATGGGCATTGATgactttttttaaacttagaaCTATAGATTGTCAGAAAGAATTGGATGGGACTTGGGGATGATCTGGTCCAAGGCTTTCATGGTATAGACAAACCAAGACCCCAGATTTTCAGTAACTTATTCAAGGTTATTCAGTTAAGTCCCTGAAAATCAGTGAAGGTACTATTTCTCTTACACATGCTACTCTGTCCTTCACAGTATCAGTGACAATAATACAAGTCCAGATATCAGCAGACTAGGGTGAAAAATCACTTTCATAACACTAGGAGATACAGAATGGCATCTCAATTATGTTTAAAgatgtaaattattatttattattgttattattaatattttaccaaaTAATCGTCTTCTTCTAAATTTCTCCTAGGCTTCATTTTCCAAAGTTCTTCTTCGTTTGTGATgtcttttctgctttccattaATTCTATAAAATAGTATGGCTTCAGTcacctgtaaaaataaaaataattactttcatGTCTATTCTACTTATGAAAATGTGAATGTTTGAtggaacaatataaaaaatttactTGCTTAAAGACTAGAGTGGCagataaagtacaataaaaattcaaatagtgACTGATTTATACATTTAACCTCATATTATAATCTGTAAGAGTTTCAAACCAATGCCCTCTTATCAATGGTAACTGTTCTTTTTTATCCACTTATTTGTTCCATGAATAACCCAGGTGCCTGTATGGATTACAAAGGATCAGATGTTGCCTTTTACTTTAGGAAGATTTAACTTCAGATTTCCATCTGGAGGAAAGTCAACTCCTTTCAATGGCAAATATAATTAGGAATGCATTATATTGAGAGTAATAATGTCATCAATGGAGGTTGGAGGTAGCTGATATAAGATTTATGTTTAACAGAATTTTGGGGTTGACACTGGAGTCTGAAACAGTATTTTCAGAGTACCGCTTTTCTTTTGGAGTAAGAGGTTGGTCTTTGTTTGGAAGATGTGAAGATGTGAATTGCTAGTATGTTTCCAGTGGAAGTGGTAAGTTGTGCCGCATTAATGATGCGCCCAGTCTTCTGGTCAACCCTGTGGAAAAcaacttttcaaatttttcacttgataaaacaaacttttccTTAGCAAACTCACAGATCCTCATCCAGGATTGGTGTAACATTTTTTAGGGAAAGTAAACATATGTCACAGtattattcattgtttttattaGTTCTGAATTTATTTCCAGAGGAATACATCTTCAATTTACACTTTATGAAATTCAATGAGAAAAACAGAGTAGATATACAACAATTTGATTGACAGAAAACATTCCAAATGTTTCTGAAGTTTAGAACACGTGTAGTACTGTTTTAGGCGGAAAGCTGTTTCCAGGAATAGTTTAAAATACAGTGATGTATcacatgacattttggtcaatgactgTATATgtaacagtggtcccataagattataatggagcaaAAATATTCCTATTGCCTACTATTTAcaatactatactttttatcattattgtgaagtgtactccttctacttacaAAAAAAGAGCTAACTGTAAACAGCCCTAGGCAGTTCCTTCAGGAGGtcttccagaagaaggcattgttaccaTAGAAGATGGCAGCTCCATGCCTGTTACtccccctgaagaccttccagtgggacaagatgtagaggtggaagacagtgatactgatgatcctgaccctgggTAGGcccaggctaatgtgtgtgtttgtgtcttagtttcaacaaaaaagtctaaaaagaaaaaaaaaaaaaaatagaaatagaaaagaaccttaAAGAATAagtatataaacaaagaaaatattttgtatggcTGTACAATGTGActatgttttaagctaagtgtattacaaaaagagtaaaaaaaaagttaataaagtaaaaaagttacagtaagttaatttattattaaagaaaataatttttccataaatGTAGGGTAGCCTAAGTGTATAGCATTTATAAAGTCtatagtagtgtacagtaatgtcccaggccttcacattcactcactactcactcactgactctcccagagcaacttccagttctgCAAGTTCCATTAACAGTAAGTGTCCtgtataaaataaacaattttttatcttttatactatatatgtatgtttactataccttttctatgttcaaatacacaaatacttaccattgtgtttcAACTGCCCACAGTACTCAGCACAGTAATACGCTATACAGATTAGTAGCCTAGAAACAATAGACTATACCATCTAGCCTAAGTAGGCAGGAGGCGGTATCATCTAAgtttatgtaagtacactctacGATGTTTCCTCAACAATGAAATCCTGCCTTTCAatgaatttctcagaatgtatcctgtCATAAAGAGACATGACTGTTCTTAAAACATTCTCCAAGTTTTAAAGGTTTAACCATAACAAAGAATAAAGAGTTGCTTTTACATATGCCAGCATTTTCTTTGTTGAGGTACTTGTGGAATAATTTCCAGATATGATCTATTTCCAAATTACAGAACATTCATGATGAAGatatttgttgttttagtttgcccacattcttttctgatttaaaacaTTTCCTCCACTTGGAGAaatgcccctccctccctccaataTGATTTTGGGAGGTTGCACAAAATAGTAACACCCATCCCCTGGTCACAGAAGTGGGTATATGAGTCAGGCCTGGGCAATCAGTTTCCTATTCTCCCACTGATTGGCTTAGGGATGGCCCAGAACCCTACTTAAACCATGGTCATTCTGTGATATTTATATATGGAAGTGGAAGAGAGAGATGagatgtttttaacattttgttaagaTAGGACAGTATGAGCCTGCCATGCTTTTTTCTCCATGCTCTAAGAAGGAAGATGTtttcattagaaaagaagaaagccaaCACAGAAGCAGAACAAGTGGAGGAAGACAAAGAAGAGTCCTGCTGGCATATTTCAGTATTTAGAGTCCCTGAGACTAGATCCTGAATTTTTCAGTTAGACAGTCAACACATTccctttcttttgttgtttaagtTAGTGTGATTTGGGTGTTCACCACTGGCATGCAAAAGAATTCTGAGTAAAACATATGCCAATCATCAAGTATTTATGAACCCAACTCTGTGATCAACATtaaagaggaaaaacagaaatgacaCTCATGCCTGCTCTGGAGGAAATGACACTCTGTCTCCTTAAGAAGCATTATTCCAAGTGATTTGGGGACCTAACCAAGTGTATCAGGCTGTTCTCGCACTGcgataaagaaatacccgagactgggtaattattataaagaaaggagatttaattggctcatggttccataggccgtacaggaagcatggcaacATCTGCTTCAGGGGAGGCCTCAGAGGT
Proteins encoded in this window:
- the STEAP1 gene encoding STEAP1 protein; the encoded protein is MESRKDITNEEELWKMKPRRNLEEDDYLHKDTGETSMLKRPVLLHLHQTAHADEFDCPSELQHTQELFPQWHLPIKIAAIIASLTFLYTLLREVIHPLATSHQQYFYKIPILVINKVLPMVSITLLALVYLPGVIAAIVQLHNGTKYKKFPHWLDKWMLTRKQFGLLSFFFAVLHAIYSLSYPMRRSYRYKLLNWAYQQVQQNKEDAWIEHDVWRMEIYVSLGIVGLAILALLAVTSIPSVSDSLTWREFHYIQSKLGIVSLLLATIHALIFAWNKWIDIKQFVWYTPPTFMIAVFLPVVVLIFKSILFLPCFRKKILKIRHGWEDVTKINKMEISSQL